In a genomic window of Phacochoerus africanus isolate WHEZ1 chromosome 6, ROS_Pafr_v1, whole genome shotgun sequence:
- the LOC125130114 gene encoding sphingomyelin phosphodiesterase 5-like gives MQSLPDWPPTPCALRPSPFPHPVLHSLHGLARVLLFPAYWALDQLLGCWAPKARPSNWRWLSTAVGAGAALLLLLLLLIGLPLALPGLLLWLLLQAWRRPFCYWPPSQCWTPPAPWYPPAEPARCFGFLSANLCLLPDGLARFSNLQHSQRRAEAVGAVLLAGLRRSRSGTTDCGPPEQGMPCGVLIGAMPASLDFVCLQEMFDLRAERRLVSLLAPKLGPVLYDVGTFGLQPGLHLKLLGSGLLLASRYPLLRATFRCFPYASHEDALASKGLLSAQAQVGILDGRRIVGFLHCTHLQAPSEDGLLRCKQLTLLLDWAEQFEAESRQSDEAVAFSVLLGDLNFDNCSLDHAQEQEHQLFHCFQDPCRLGTRQEQPWALGTLLRTSKLRHSVACSPEMLRRALEQEEGRRRYLAGPLRGSCRAKPWRGRRLDYITYRGVPGGLLSPEVEQVTFSTALAGLTDHLAVGLRLRVSMPS, from the exons ATGCAATCCCTGCCTGACTGGCCCCCGACGCCCTGCGCCCTACGGCCCTCGCCCTTCCCGCACCCTGTGCTGCACTCTCTCCACGGCTTGGCCCGCGTACTACTCTTCCCAGCCTATTGGGCCCTAGATCAGCTGCTGGGTTGCTGGGCGCCCAAGGCTCGCCCGAGCAACTGGAGGTGGCTGAGCACAGCAGTGGGCGCCGGAGcggcgctgctgctgctgctgctgcttctcatcGGTCTGCCGCTGGCACTGCCGGGcctgctgctctggctgctgctgcaAGCCTGGCGCCGCCCCTTCTGCTACTGGCCCCCTTCGCAGTGCTGGACGCCCCCCGCGCCCTGGTACCCCCCAGCTGAGCCCGCGCGCTGCTTCGGCTTCCTCAGCGCCAACCTGTGCCTGCTCCCCGACGGGTTGGCGCGCTTCAGCAACTTGCAGCACAGCCAGCGGCGGGCCGAGGCGGTGGGCGCCGTGCTGCTCGCAGGCCTGCGGCGCTCGCGCTCTGGGACTACCGACTGCGGTCCGCCAGAGCAGGGGATGCCATGCGGGGTGCTGATAGGCGCCATGCCAGCGAGCCTGGACTTCGTGTGCCTGCAGGAGATGTTTGATCTCCGCGCAGAGCGCCGCCTGGTAAGCCTCCTGGCACCCAAACTGGGCCCGGTGTTGTACGACGTGGGCACATTCGGCCTGCAGCCTGGACTGCACCTCAAGCTGCTGGGCAGCGGGCTGCTGCTGGCCTCGCGCTACCCGCTGCTGCGCGCCACCTTCCGGTGCTTCCCCTACGCGAGTCACGAGGATGCGCTGGCCTCCAAGGGACTACTTTCCGCACAG GCTCAGGTGGGCATCCTGGACGGGCGCCGCATCGTGGGCTTCCTGCACTGCACGCACTTGCAGGCGCCGAGTG AGGACGGGCTCTTGCGCTGCAAACAGCTCACGCTGCTGCTGGACTGGGCCGAGCAGTTCGAGGCTGAGAGCCGCCAGAGTGACGAGGCCGTGGCCTTCAGCGTGCTCCTGGGGGACCTAAACTTCGACAACTGCTCGCTAG ACCACGCGCAGGAGCAGGAGCACCAGCTATTCCACTGCTTCCAGGACCCCTGCCGACTGGGCACGCGccaggagcagccctgggccctgg GAACCTTGCTGAGAACCTCCAAGCTCCGCCACTCGGTGGCCTGCTCCCCAGAGATGCTGCGGAG GGccctggagcaggaggaagggcgCCGCCGCTACCTGGCAGGTCCTCTCAGGGGAAGCTGCAGAGCGAAGCCCTGGCGGGGCCGGCGCCTGGACTACATCACATACCGAGGAGTGCCCGGAGGCCTTCTGAGCCCA GAGGTGGAACAGGTGACATTCAGCACCGCCCTGGCAGGGCTCACAGACCACCTGGCCGTGGGACTTCGGCTCCGTGTTTCCATGCCCTCCTAA